One Synechococcus sp. JA-2-3B'a(2-13) genomic window carries:
- the crtH gene encoding carotenoid isomerase: MTSTLPSQTLLQALYTPSPAWDAIVIGAGIGGLVAASQLAAKGYRVLVLEKYLIPGGSAGYFERPDPLGNGIYRFDVGASMIFGLGTQGTTNLLTRALAAVGQSIDSIPDPVQIAYHLPKGLNPRVHRDYEQFLQELSGYFPQEAAGIRRFYDSLWPIFNSLNAMELLSLEEWGYLFRSFVGNPLGCLTLARYLPVNVGQVARRCLRDPDLLRFVDMECYCWSVVPADRTPIINAGMVFCDRHYGGVNYPKGGVGQIAQKLAQGLEAHGGQIRYKAPVRRILEERGRAVGVELASGEKLFARTIISNATRWDTFERLWPGSLPRAERQWQKRYQQSPSFLSLHLGVRAEALAGERYCHHILLEDWDQMEAEQGTLFVSIPTLLDPDLAPPGRHIVHAFTPSWISTWQGLSPSQYQTQKQQAADRLIRRLEALWPQLGSHIELKEIGTPRTHRRFLSRSNGTYGPIPSRDPWGLLGMPFNRTAIPNLYCVGDSTFPGQGLNAVAFSGFACAHRVAADLV, translated from the coding sequence TTGACCTCAACTTTGCCTTCTCAGACCCTCTTGCAGGCTCTGTACACCCCTTCCCCTGCTTGGGATGCCATCGTCATCGGTGCTGGGATCGGGGGATTGGTCGCGGCCAGCCAGTTGGCTGCCAAAGGATACCGTGTGCTGGTGCTGGAAAAATACCTCATTCCAGGGGGCAGTGCCGGCTACTTTGAGCGTCCGGATCCCTTAGGCAACGGGATCTACCGCTTTGACGTGGGCGCTTCCATGATCTTTGGATTGGGCACCCAAGGCACCACTAACTTGCTGACACGGGCTTTGGCAGCGGTGGGCCAGTCCATAGACTCTATCCCCGATCCGGTGCAGATTGCCTACCACCTGCCCAAGGGGCTGAATCCCCGAGTACACCGGGATTACGAGCAGTTTTTGCAGGAGCTATCCGGCTACTTTCCCCAGGAAGCCGCCGGCATTCGCCGGTTCTACGACAGCCTGTGGCCCATCTTCAACAGCCTCAACGCCATGGAGCTGCTCTCGTTGGAGGAGTGGGGCTATCTATTTCGTTCTTTTGTGGGCAATCCCCTCGGCTGCCTGACCTTGGCGCGCTATTTGCCGGTGAATGTGGGCCAGGTGGCGCGGCGCTGTCTGCGGGATCCGGATTTGCTGCGCTTTGTGGATATGGAGTGCTACTGCTGGTCGGTGGTGCCGGCGGATCGCACGCCCATCATCAATGCCGGGATGGTGTTTTGTGACCGACACTACGGCGGTGTCAACTATCCCAAAGGGGGGGTGGGGCAGATCGCCCAAAAGCTGGCCCAGGGACTAGAGGCCCATGGCGGGCAGATCCGCTACAAAGCACCCGTGCGGCGGATCCTGGAAGAAAGAGGTCGGGCGGTGGGCGTAGAGCTGGCCAGCGGGGAAAAGCTCTTTGCCCGCACGATCATCTCCAATGCCACCCGCTGGGACACCTTTGAGCGCCTATGGCCGGGATCCCTGCCCAGGGCGGAGCGGCAGTGGCAAAAACGCTACCAGCAATCCCCTAGCTTTTTAAGCTTGCACCTGGGGGTGCGGGCCGAGGCCCTGGCCGGCGAACGCTATTGTCACCACATTCTCCTGGAAGACTGGGATCAGATGGAGGCTGAGCAGGGCACCCTTTTTGTCTCCATCCCCACCCTGTTGGATCCCGACCTGGCTCCCCCGGGCCGCCACATTGTTCATGCCTTTACCCCCAGTTGGATATCCACCTGGCAAGGGTTAAGCCCAAGCCAGTACCAGACCCAGAAACAGCAAGCCGCCGACCGCCTCATCCGCCGCCTGGAGGCCCTTTGGCCCCAACTGGGATCCCACATTGAACTGAAGGAGATAGGCACCCCCCGCACCCACCGCCGCTTTTTGAGCCGCAGCAACGGCACCTATGGGCCTATCCCCAGCCGGGATCCCTGGGGCTTGCTGGGCATGCCCTTCAATCGCACCGCCATCCCCAACCTGTATTGTGTGGGGGATAGCACCTTCCCCGGCCAAGGGCTCAATGCCGTTGCCTTCTCCGGCTTTGCCTGCGCCCACCGAGTGGCAGCGGATTTGGTTTAG
- a CDS encoding aromatic ring-hydroxylating oxygenase subunit alpha, with product MLVTQHPVFRRFWYPVMPLSRLEQGSPQPFELLGERIVLWLDKAGQPQAVADRCCHRSAQLSKGIVCDGHIRCPYHGWEFDGTGACVKVPQLPDQARIPESYRIPAYLCQARYGYAWVCLHPQPLRGIPVIPEAEDPSYRLIHEFYERWECASLRICENEFDAAHISFVHQNTFGSMEDLVPSHFEVEELDYGIRTRTVLGVANPELQQKNLGIAAAKTERTTTSTWHLPFTNHLHIRYPNGRSHVIVNIPTPINDRASQVVQFCLRNDTEADTPAAEVIRFDRAVTLEDKAILETTDPDVPLTLSAEQHMLTDKPGILMRKQLAALLKAHSSSSNQMF from the coding sequence ATGTTGGTGACCCAGCATCCTGTCTTTCGGCGCTTTTGGTACCCGGTGATGCCCCTCAGCCGATTGGAGCAGGGATCCCCGCAACCTTTTGAGCTGCTGGGAGAGAGGATCGTCCTTTGGCTGGACAAAGCCGGACAGCCCCAGGCAGTTGCAGATCGCTGCTGTCATCGGTCGGCCCAATTGTCCAAGGGAATCGTCTGTGATGGCCATATCCGCTGCCCCTACCATGGGTGGGAGTTCGATGGCACGGGAGCCTGTGTCAAAGTGCCGCAACTGCCGGATCAGGCCCGCATCCCAGAGAGCTACCGCATTCCCGCCTATCTCTGCCAGGCCCGCTATGGCTATGCTTGGGTGTGCTTGCATCCCCAGCCTCTACGGGGGATCCCGGTCATCCCAGAAGCTGAGGATCCCAGTTACCGGCTCATCCACGAGTTCTACGAACGCTGGGAATGTGCCAGTTTGCGCATCTGCGAGAACGAGTTCGACGCCGCCCACATCAGCTTTGTACACCAGAACACCTTTGGCAGTATGGAAGACTTGGTACCCAGCCACTTCGAGGTCGAGGAGCTGGACTACGGGATCCGCACCCGCACAGTGCTCGGTGTAGCCAACCCAGAGCTGCAACAAAAAAACCTGGGCATTGCTGCCGCCAAAACCGAGCGCACCACCACTTCAACCTGGCATTTGCCCTTCACCAACCACCTTCACATCCGCTACCCCAATGGCCGCAGCCATGTCATCGTCAACATCCCCACCCCCATCAACGACCGAGCCTCCCAAGTGGTGCAGTTTTGTTTGCGCAACGACACCGAAGCCGATACCCCAGCCGCCGAGGTTATCCGCTTTGACCGGGCCGTGACCCTGGAAGACAAAGCCATTTTGGAGACCACGGATCCCGACGTGCCCCTCACCCTCAGCGCCGAGCAGCACATGCTCACCGATAAGCCCGGGATCCTGATGCGCAAGCAACTGGCGGCTTTGCTCAAGGCCCACAGCAGCTCCTCAAACCAGATGTTCTAG
- a CDS encoding ABC transporter permease has protein sequence MLKLPSPVGKWIPGQAQVRFGELLTPWQELGRSLIFAGPGVLWVMFFLVLPGLLLLVCSFLSRGEFGQIQLPLTLENYLRILGFGPLGWTPIYWQILGRSLLVAGVTTFFCVLLAYPLAFFIAAHPPRQRDLLLTLVVVPFWTNLVIRTYAWMVVLAPEGWPARLAAWLGWIPPQTALYPSWLAVYLGMVYTFLPYMVLPLYTAVERIDWRLAEAARDLYAKGWQVFWWVLLPQTLPGLAAGLILVGIPAFGMFVVPDLLGGSKTLLIGNVIQLQFGSSLDYPFGAALSFLVTGLTLGLIYAYSRYVGTRSLEHLV, from the coding sequence ATGTTGAAGCTGCCATCTCCTGTGGGCAAGTGGATCCCTGGCCAAGCCCAGGTGCGATTTGGGGAGCTGCTCACCCCTTGGCAGGAGCTGGGACGCAGCCTGATTTTTGCTGGGCCAGGGGTGCTGTGGGTGATGTTTTTTCTGGTGCTGCCGGGGCTGTTGCTGTTGGTGTGCAGCTTTCTCAGCCGCGGGGAGTTTGGCCAGATTCAACTGCCCCTGACCCTGGAGAACTATCTGCGCATTCTCGGCTTTGGCCCCTTGGGATGGACGCCCATCTACTGGCAGATCTTGGGCCGCAGCCTGCTGGTGGCGGGGGTGACCACCTTTTTTTGCGTGCTGCTGGCCTACCCATTGGCTTTCTTCATTGCCGCCCACCCACCCCGACAACGGGATCTGTTGCTCACCTTGGTGGTGGTGCCCTTTTGGACGAACCTGGTGATCCGCACCTACGCCTGGATGGTGGTGCTGGCCCCGGAAGGGTGGCCGGCTCGCTTGGCGGCCTGGCTGGGCTGGATCCCACCGCAAACGGCTCTGTATCCCAGTTGGCTGGCGGTTTATCTGGGCATGGTCTACACGTTTTTGCCCTACATGGTCTTGCCCCTGTACACGGCGGTGGAGCGCATCGATTGGCGGCTGGCGGAAGCGGCACGGGATCTCTATGCCAAGGGTTGGCAGGTCTTTTGGTGGGTGCTTCTGCCCCAGACCTTGCCTGGACTGGCGGCGGGCCTCATTCTGGTGGGGATCCCGGCTTTCGGCATGTTCGTAGTGCCGGATTTGTTGGGGGGCAGCAAAACGCTGTTGATCGGGAATGTGATTCAGTTGCAGTTTGGCTCCAGCCTGGACTATCCTTTCGGGGCGGCCCTCAGCTTTTTGGTTACCGGCCTCACCCTGGGGTTGATCTACGCCTACAGCCGGTATGTTGGCACCCGCAGCCTAGAACATCTGGTTTGA
- a CDS encoding ABC transporter ATP-binding protein, whose protein sequence is MIASVISSTSTVRDPDWDVEVAGLYKRFGDFVALNGIELNIRRGEFFGLLGPSGCGKTTLLRILAGLEMADAGEVVIRGRPVGHLPAHKRNVNTVFQSYALFPFMTVEDNIAFGLRMRGVRGEALRKRVAAAMELVEIAALAKRKPHELSGGQQQRVALARALVNEPEVLLLDEPLSALDAKLRKQLQVQLCELQRRLGMTFIFVTHDQEEALVTSDRVAVMRAGRIEQVGLIDEVYERPATAFVADFLGASNLIEGIACGTDCVDTPLGKLKVLGIPASSEPVQLAIRPEKIQLSRSGWDLLPNQVPVRVENLIYTGAENQYLLRTNQGQQLKATALNTDIEDAGFEIGAALVAHLPPKSLIRLRPDPRQEETGC, encoded by the coding sequence GTGATCGCGAGTGTCATCTCCAGTACTTCCACCGTCCGGGATCCCGACTGGGATGTAGAAGTGGCGGGCCTCTACAAGCGTTTTGGCGATTTTGTGGCCCTCAATGGCATTGAGCTGAACATCCGGCGGGGGGAATTTTTCGGCCTGCTGGGCCCTTCCGGCTGCGGCAAGACCACCCTGCTGCGCATCCTGGCCGGCCTGGAGATGGCCGATGCTGGGGAAGTGGTGATTCGAGGTCGCCCGGTGGGCCACCTGCCCGCCCACAAGCGCAACGTCAACACGGTGTTTCAGAGCTATGCCCTTTTCCCTTTTATGACGGTGGAGGACAACATCGCCTTCGGCCTGCGCATGCGGGGTGTGCGGGGAGAAGCTCTGCGCAAGCGGGTAGCGGCTGCTATGGAATTGGTGGAGATTGCAGCTCTGGCCAAGCGGAAGCCCCATGAGCTGTCGGGGGGACAGCAGCAGCGGGTGGCCTTGGCTCGGGCTTTGGTGAACGAGCCGGAAGTGCTCTTGTTGGATGAGCCGCTGTCGGCGTTGGATGCCAAGTTGCGCAAGCAGCTTCAGGTGCAGTTGTGCGAGTTGCAGCGCCGCCTGGGCATGACCTTTATTTTCGTTACCCACGACCAAGAAGAGGCTTTGGTGACCAGCGACCGGGTGGCGGTGATGCGGGCGGGGCGCATTGAGCAAGTGGGCCTTATCGATGAGGTGTACGAGCGCCCGGCGACGGCCTTCGTAGCCGACTTTTTAGGGGCCAGCAACCTGATCGAGGGGATCGCCTGTGGGACGGACTGTGTGGATACGCCCTTGGGAAAGCTGAAGGTCTTGGGGATCCCGGCCAGCTCGGAACCGGTGCAATTGGCCATTCGCCCGGAAAAGATCCAGCTCTCTCGCAGCGGCTGGGATCTGCTGCCCAACCAGGTGCCGGTGCGGGTGGAAAACCTCATCTACACTGGGGCTGAGAACCAATACCTGTTGCGGACAAACCAAGGTCAGCAGCTCAAGGCCACGGCCCTCAACACCGATATTGAGGATGCAGGGTTTGAGATCGGCGCAGCGCTGGTGGCCCACCTACCCCCGAAAAGCCTAATCCGTTTGCGACCGGATCCCCGTCAGGAGGAGACTGGATGTTGA
- a CDS encoding PD-(D/E)XK nuclease family protein — protein MRSTLSGIPAAPSLERLSLEQVNLSASSLALLDHCPRLFRYVYLERLIWPAASVFEHELEQRRGRQFHRLVEWHSRGRQVEPRLSALDEVVQQWWQVFLASSHAHPQGRVLAELPLWQRIEGFKLIARLDRLVIIPGSLHILDWKTERQRPRDAQLAQDWQVRLYPLLLCEVAQQLPLEGPFEPEQVQLTFWYVQHPQQPFHRYYSAAAYEQDLAHLRATLNHLRQLEAQDFPMTPHTERCNSCLFRSRCHGLLPEGIPSQDLTDWVWPMQEPATPADPIADTY, from the coding sequence GTGCGGAGCACTTTGTCTGGGATCCCTGCTGCCCCTTCTCTGGAGAGGTTGAGTCTTGAGCAGGTCAACCTCTCCGCCTCTTCGCTGGCCCTGCTGGACCATTGCCCCCGCCTGTTTCGCTATGTATACCTGGAGCGGTTGATCTGGCCCGCTGCCAGTGTTTTTGAGCACGAGCTGGAGCAGAGGCGCGGACGGCAGTTTCACCGTTTGGTGGAGTGGCACAGCCGCGGGCGGCAGGTGGAGCCGCGTTTGTCTGCCCTGGATGAAGTGGTGCAGCAGTGGTGGCAGGTGTTCTTGGCCAGCTCCCATGCCCATCCCCAGGGACGGGTGTTGGCGGAGTTGCCCCTGTGGCAACGGATTGAGGGCTTTAAGTTGATAGCCCGTTTGGATCGGCTGGTGATTATCCCCGGATCCCTGCACATCCTGGACTGGAAAACTGAGCGTCAACGTCCTCGCGATGCACAGTTGGCCCAAGACTGGCAGGTGCGCCTTTACCCTCTGCTGCTCTGCGAGGTGGCCCAGCAGCTGCCCCTGGAAGGCCCTTTTGAGCCGGAGCAGGTGCAACTGACCTTTTGGTATGTGCAACATCCGCAGCAGCCCTTCCACCGGTATTACAGCGCCGCCGCCTATGAGCAAGACCTGGCCCACCTAAGAGCCACTCTGAACCACCTGCGGCAACTGGAGGCGCAAGACTTTCCCATGACCCCCCACACTGAGCGCTGCAACAGTTGTCTGTTTCGCTCCCGCTGCCATGGGCTGCTACCGGAAGGGATCCCCTCTCAAGACCTCACGGATTGGGTCTGGCCAATGCAGGAGCCCGCGACACCTGCGGATCCCATCGCCGATACTTATTGA
- a CDS encoding DNA polymerase III subunit gamma/tau: MATAGNYEPLHLKYRPQRFADVVGQGAVVQTLANAIRLGRVAPAYLFCGPRGTGKTSSARILAKSLNCEQGPTPDPCQACSQCRAITAGASLDVLEIDAASNTGVDNIRELIERAQFAPVNSRYKVYVIDECHMLSNAAFNALLKTLEEPPPRVVFVLATTDPQRVLPTIVSRCQRFDFRRIPLDDMVAHLGKIAAQEGIPITPEALQLVAQLSQGGLRDAERLLDQLSLLEGSITPEAVWDLVGGIPEQQLLALMDALLAQDVQAVLSQTRQLLERGKEPLALLQNLVALYRDLLLVKTAPQQRELVAVTDSTWAALQQRAPRYSVEILLAAQSHLRQCEPQIRQSGQPQLWLEIALVDLLGQLRPSMVAEDSAERSPFPALDLSPAPQRTPPDGTAPPAPAATISPSSPSTVGEIDELTVGPSASPAVASSQKADRATRTESSEQPREPARDAATVKLLRPHWDEFLKRLSPLTKALMGSGHLHQETPEAITLAFPSKGLVEKVRSKEAELRSVLHNLLQRPVQLNLIVQRSSGPHVSIRVSGAESSALLSRETDLPPAPVAPDPVTTPGLQSDSTNSRASSREPRAEPQSHGLARRQQHSPSDSNPPSPEPERDNPMGGPKVAGLATQGLSPAGANKVLRTAVATDSPSRAERRDTLHGGQSFELTQELAEIARCFADHFNGSLVDLEGVLESDVTGSTEELSSIEAIEAEGSPDLLSGETYGSPTGAEPSASAGRSPHPVDFPNAVRNPSYRREQSSQLAVRLSGTESLEEEVPF, encoded by the coding sequence ATGGCCACCGCTGGCAACTATGAACCCCTGCATTTAAAATACCGCCCGCAGCGCTTTGCCGATGTGGTCGGCCAAGGAGCGGTGGTGCAAACGCTGGCCAATGCCATCCGGCTGGGGCGGGTGGCGCCTGCCTATTTGTTCTGCGGGCCGCGGGGCACGGGAAAAACCTCCAGCGCCCGCATCTTGGCCAAGTCTTTGAATTGTGAACAGGGGCCGACGCCGGATCCCTGCCAGGCGTGCAGCCAATGCCGCGCCATCACTGCGGGAGCCTCCCTGGATGTTCTCGAGATTGACGCGGCCAGCAACACCGGCGTAGACAACATCCGCGAGCTGATCGAGCGGGCCCAGTTTGCCCCGGTGAACAGCCGCTACAAAGTCTATGTCATCGACGAGTGCCACATGCTCAGCAATGCGGCCTTCAACGCCTTGCTGAAAACTCTTGAAGAGCCGCCCCCCCGCGTGGTATTTGTCCTGGCCACCACTGACCCGCAGCGGGTTTTGCCCACCATTGTTTCCCGCTGTCAGCGGTTTGACTTCCGCCGCATCCCCCTCGACGACATGGTGGCCCACCTGGGCAAGATCGCCGCCCAAGAAGGGATCCCTATCACGCCAGAGGCGCTGCAACTGGTGGCCCAACTTTCCCAAGGGGGCCTGAGGGACGCCGAACGCCTGCTGGACCAGCTCAGCCTCTTGGAAGGATCCATCACCCCTGAAGCCGTTTGGGACTTGGTGGGAGGGATCCCGGAACAGCAGCTTTTGGCTCTGATGGATGCGCTGCTGGCTCAGGATGTGCAGGCGGTGCTCAGCCAAACTCGGCAATTGTTGGAGCGGGGCAAAGAGCCCTTAGCCCTGTTGCAGAACTTGGTGGCCCTTTACCGGGATCTGCTGCTGGTCAAGACAGCCCCCCAGCAACGGGAGTTGGTGGCTGTAACGGACTCCACCTGGGCAGCCCTGCAGCAACGGGCCCCTCGCTACTCGGTGGAGATACTGCTGGCAGCCCAGAGCCATCTGCGCCAGTGTGAGCCGCAAATTCGTCAAAGCGGACAGCCCCAACTGTGGTTGGAAATTGCCCTAGTGGATCTGCTGGGCCAGCTGCGCCCAAGCATGGTGGCTGAGGATTCAGCGGAACGGAGTCCTTTCCCAGCCCTTGACCTATCTCCTGCACCCCAGAGAACTCCCCCGGACGGGACAGCCCCTCCGGCCCCTGCTGCGACCATCAGCCCATCAAGCCCATCAACTGTTGGTGAGATAGATGAATTAACTGTTGGGCCTTCAGCCTCCCCTGCTGTTGCGTCGAGCCAGAAGGCAGATCGCGCTACTCGGACGGAGTCCTCGGAGCAGCCCAGAGAACCGGCAAGGGACGCCGCCACAGTCAAGCTGCTGCGCCCCCACTGGGACGAGTTCCTCAAGCGCCTCTCTCCCCTCACCAAGGCTCTGATGGGATCCGGCCACCTGCACCAAGAGACTCCTGAAGCAATTACCCTCGCCTTTCCCAGCAAGGGTCTGGTGGAAAAAGTGCGCAGCAAAGAAGCCGAACTGCGGTCGGTGCTCCACAACCTGCTGCAGCGCCCTGTGCAGCTCAACTTGATTGTGCAGCGCTCCAGCGGGCCGCATGTTTCCATTCGCGTCAGCGGTGCGGAGTCCTCGGCACTGCTCAGCCGAGAAACAGACCTGCCCCCCGCCCCCGTGGCCCCGGATCCTGTCACCACGCCGGGGTTGCAGAGCGATAGCACCAACAGTCGTGCTTCCTCAAGGGAGCCCAGAGCAGAACCGCAGAGCCACGGCCTTGCCCGGCGACAGCAACATTCCCCTTCTGACTCCAACCCACCTTCGCCAGAGCCTGAGCGGGACAATCCTATGGGTGGCCCCAAGGTGGCCGGCTTGGCAACCCAAGGACTTTCTCCCGCCGGTGCGAACAAAGTGCTCCGCACCGCTGTCGCGACCGATTCTCCAAGTCGTGCAGAGCGCCGCGACACCCTGCACGGTGGGCAGTCCTTCGAGCTAACCCAGGAGCTGGCGGAGATTGCCCGCTGTTTTGCCGACCACTTCAACGGCAGCTTGGTGGATTTGGAAGGGGTGTTGGAGTCTGACGTGACGGGATCCACGGAAGAGCTCTCCTCAATAGAGGCTATAGAAGCCGAGGGATCCCCTGACCTGCTCTCCGGTGAGACCTACGGCTCGCCAACAGGAGCAGAGCCGTCCGCGTCAGCGGGGCGGAGTCCTCATCCCGTAGACTTTCCCAATGCAGTAAGGAATCCGTCCTACCGGCGTGAGCAGTCTTCTCAGCTTGCCGTTCGCCTCAGCGGGACGGAGTCCTTGGAGGAGGAGGTGCCTTTTTAA
- the coaE gene encoding dephospho-CoA kinase (Dephospho-CoA kinase (CoaE) performs the final step in coenzyme A biosynthesis.), with protein sequence MRIIGLTGGVGTGKSTVARILEQHGIPVADADQMARQALAVGSPIRERVLERYGKVIQTPSGDLDRRRLGQIVFADAAERAWLEAQIHPFVRAQLQDFLSALAEQSSKVHGVPLEEEPASQKRSGVGFSSGQGSQTVCLMIPLLFEAHMENWASEIWVVTCTPEQQRQRLARRDPLTPEEIEARIASQWPLAEKVRRADVVLDNSGSLAELEAQVKQALASAGQRPFASPPRAGYSDG encoded by the coding sequence ATGAGGATCATCGGCCTGACGGGCGGAGTGGGCACGGGCAAATCCACGGTGGCCCGCATCCTGGAGCAGCACGGGATCCCAGTAGCCGATGCAGATCAAATGGCCCGCCAGGCCTTGGCGGTGGGATCCCCCATTCGCGAGCGGGTACTGGAACGCTATGGGAAGGTCATCCAAACACCCTCCGGGGATCTGGATCGCCGGCGGTTGGGCCAGATCGTGTTTGCAGATGCCGCTGAGCGGGCTTGGCTAGAGGCCCAAATCCACCCTTTCGTTAGAGCTCAACTGCAAGATTTTCTGTCCGCGTTGGCGGAGCAGAGCTCTAAAGTCCATGGGGTGCCGCTTGAGGAAGAGCCTGCCTCCCAAAAGCGTAGCGGGGTAGGATTTTCTTCTGGGCAGGGATCCCAAACCGTTTGTCTGATGATCCCGTTGCTGTTTGAAGCCCACATGGAAAATTGGGCCAGCGAGATTTGGGTGGTGACTTGCACCCCAGAGCAGCAGCGGCAACGCCTTGCCCGCCGGGATCCCCTGACGCCGGAAGAAATCGAAGCTCGCATTGCCAGCCAGTGGCCTTTGGCGGAAAAAGTGCGCCGTGCAGACGTGGTGCTGGACAACTCCGGATCCCTGGCCGAGCTGGAAGCCCAGGTGAAGCAAGCTTTGGCGTCGGCGGGCCAGAGGCCATTTGCCTCACCCCCGCGGGCCGGATACAGTGACGGGTAG
- the cimA gene encoding citramalate synthase gives MKIDLGCSATITLYDTTLRDGAQREGLSLSVQDKLQIAKLLDRLGIPFIEGGWPGANPKDVQFFWQMREEPLEQAELVAFCSTRKPGRRAADDPMLQAILAAGTRYITVFGKSWDLHVTEGLGTTLQENLAMIRDTIAYLRSQGRRVIYDAEHWFDAYRHNPDYALQTLAAAAAAGAEWLVLCDTNGGSLPHEIAAITAAVLAESHHLQHLPLGIHTHNDSGTAVANALAAVQAGARMVQGTINGYGERCGNADLCSVIPNLQLKLGYRCLPQEKLQHLTEISRSISEVVNLAPDDHAPFVGLSAFAHKGGIHVSAVQKNPLTYEHIAPEQVGNCRRIVVSEQAGLSNILHKMAGFGIRLDKSDPQARLILERLKTLELQGYQFEAAEASFELLVRGLLGQRSHPFEVLSFNVTTTTRSDWNSKDWDPSGEATDVQSLAAVKIAVQGQTRVTAAEGNGPVAALDGALRKALLEFYPQLEAIHLSDYKVRILDGRAGTSAKTRVLVEFSDGHRRWTTVGVSTNIIEASCRALVEGLEYSLLPPSSPLPASAEHRSNDSVRVAQTAMAAPAASS, from the coding sequence ATGAAGATTGATCTGGGTTGCTCAGCCACCATCACTCTCTACGACACCACACTGCGGGATGGGGCCCAGCGAGAGGGGCTATCGTTGTCGGTGCAAGACAAGTTACAGATTGCCAAGCTGTTGGATCGGCTGGGGATCCCGTTTATTGAAGGGGGCTGGCCAGGAGCCAATCCCAAGGATGTGCAGTTTTTCTGGCAGATGCGGGAAGAGCCCCTAGAGCAAGCCGAGCTGGTGGCTTTTTGTTCTACCCGCAAGCCGGGGCGGCGGGCGGCAGACGATCCCATGCTGCAGGCCATTTTGGCGGCGGGCACCCGCTATATAACCGTCTTCGGCAAGTCTTGGGATCTCCACGTCACCGAGGGCCTGGGCACCACGCTGCAGGAAAACCTGGCCATGATCCGCGACACCATTGCCTATCTGCGATCCCAGGGGCGGCGGGTCATCTACGATGCCGAGCACTGGTTCGACGCCTACCGCCACAACCCCGACTATGCCCTGCAAACCCTAGCGGCAGCGGCGGCGGCGGGGGCGGAGTGGCTGGTTCTCTGCGATACCAACGGCGGATCCCTGCCCCACGAGATTGCGGCGATCACGGCAGCTGTCTTGGCAGAATCCCATCACCTGCAGCACTTGCCCCTAGGGATCCACACCCACAACGACTCCGGCACTGCTGTGGCCAATGCCCTGGCGGCGGTGCAGGCAGGGGCGCGCATGGTGCAGGGCACCATCAACGGCTATGGGGAACGCTGCGGCAATGCCGACCTGTGCAGCGTCATTCCCAACTTGCAACTGAAGCTGGGCTATCGCTGTCTGCCGCAAGAGAAGCTGCAACACCTGACGGAGATCTCCCGCTCCATCAGCGAGGTGGTCAATTTGGCCCCGGATGACCATGCGCCGTTTGTGGGCCTATCGGCCTTTGCCCACAAGGGTGGGATCCACGTCAGCGCCGTTCAGAAAAACCCTCTCACCTACGAGCACATCGCCCCCGAGCAAGTGGGCAACTGTCGCCGCATCGTGGTCTCAGAACAGGCGGGGCTGAGCAACATTCTCCACAAAATGGCCGGATTCGGGATCCGGCTGGACAAGTCGGATCCACAGGCGCGCTTGATTTTGGAGCGGCTGAAAACTTTGGAGCTGCAGGGCTATCAGTTTGAGGCGGCTGAGGCCAGCTTTGAGCTGTTGGTGAGGGGGTTGTTGGGTCAGCGCTCGCATCCGTTTGAAGTGCTCAGCTTCAACGTGACGACCACCACCCGCTCCGATTGGAACAGCAAAGACTGGGATCCCAGTGGCGAGGCAACGGATGTGCAATCGTTGGCGGCGGTGAAAATCGCGGTGCAGGGGCAGACTCGGGTGACGGCGGCGGAAGGCAATGGGCCGGTGGCCGCTCTGGATGGGGCGTTGCGCAAGGCGCTGCTGGAGTTCTATCCCCAACTGGAGGCGATTCACCTGTCTGATTACAAGGTGCGCATTTTGGATGGGCGAGCCGGCACCTCGGCCAAAACGCGCGTGCTGGTGGAGTTTAGCGACGGTCACCGCCGTTGGACAACGGTGGGGGTTTCCACCAACATCATCGAAGCCTCCTGTCGGGCCTTGGTGGAGGGCTTGGAGTACAGCCTGCTGCCGCCCAGCTCCCCCTTGCCCGCTTCTGCAGAGCACCGTTCTAACGACTCCGTCCGAGTAGCGCAAACGGCAATGGCCGCACCAGCGGCCTCTTCTTGA
- the ebsA gene encoding type IV pilus biogenesis protein EbsA, translated as MALQLEPASPPEVAVYQPYYAVARRQYLALAVGLYKKASLEGQRAIEGEGPVRFLASWHMSPLPSDLTVVQVIFAQDADLTYQLSIANYEFVDYLIDVVSLVQRGQQPDFSTAFYKKLMRYED; from the coding sequence ATGGCTTTGCAACTTGAACCCGCCAGCCCGCCAGAAGTGGCCGTTTATCAGCCCTATTACGCCGTTGCCCGCCGACAGTACCTAGCCCTCGCGGTGGGCCTCTACAAAAAAGCCAGCCTGGAAGGGCAGAGGGCCATCGAGGGAGAGGGGCCTGTCCGCTTCTTGGCCAGTTGGCACATGTCCCCGTTGCCCTCGGATCTGACGGTGGTTCAGGTGATCTTTGCTCAGGATGCAGATCTCACCTATCAGCTCTCCATTGCCAACTACGAGTTTGTGGATTATCTGATTGATGTCGTCTCTTTGGTGCAGCGCGGACAACAGCCGGATTTCTCCACCGCCTTTTACAAGAAACTGATGCGATATGAAGATTGA